A region of Vitis riparia cultivar Riparia Gloire de Montpellier isolate 1030 chromosome 12, EGFV_Vit.rip_1.0, whole genome shotgun sequence DNA encodes the following proteins:
- the LOC117926167 gene encoding transmembrane protein 18 has protein sequence MEDLKMAMNEHMDLMADLVQKFTAELRTGFQPAYDNFIGFFHAIDWKEPWLIGLLLFHFALLLVTFLSRKHINFQMCLFLLALSGVYLAETINKFLGSNWKKFAGQNYFDPRGLFLSVLWSGPLLLIAIIILLNTLFSLCRLLIKWKRAELRHRARLARNKQD, from the exons atggaagatcTGAAGATGGCGATGAACGAACACATGGACCTAATGGCGGATCTCGTACAGAAATTCACTGCGGAGCTCCGTACTGGATTCCAGCCTGCTTACGATAATTTCATTGGTTTCTTCCACGCTATCGATTGGAAG GAGCCATGGTTAATTGGCTTGTTGTTGTTCCACTTTGCCCTGTTGCTAGTAACTTTCTTATCAAGGAAGCATATCAATTTCCAAATGTGCTTGTTCCTTTTGGCAT TGAGCGGTGTTTATCTTGCTGAGACAATCAATAAATTTCTGGGGAGCAACTGGAAAAAGTTTGCAGGCCAGAATTATTTTGATCCACGAGGCCTTTTTCTTTCAGTGCTCTGGTCTGGACCCCTTCTGCTGATTGCTATCATAATTTTG TTGAATACCCTCTTCTCTTTATGCCGACTACTAATTAAGTGGAAAAGAGCCGAGCTCAGGCATCGGGCACGACTTGCTAGAAACAAGCAGGATTAG
- the LOC117925885 gene encoding uncharacterized CRM domain-containing protein At3g25440, chloroplastic, translating into MKAFRSKRSLISEISPRLSFYNAAHPRRFGSFARNPAKFPEPLYRRTSLCNVICKVFGSQSPFGPLHGIRWFLLARHSWIHSCSFLNLADKVAEPEKLPVDSTTAAGTVETKVKRKKLKGKRAVVRWLKFFRWKKKKEYERMTAEEKILYKLRKARRKEERLAEALTKIEPKESSETTHDPEILTPEEHFFFLKMGLKCKNYVPIGRRGIYQGVILNMHLHWKKHQTLQVVVKTFSPEEVKEIAVELARLTGGIVLDIHEENTIIMYRGKNYSQPPTEIMSPRITLSRKKALDKSKYRDGLRAVRKYIPRLEGDLELLQAQAKMQAENKTEAVEDFQNANIDSINSQGISNLQPENSDKLRELLAGNNESSEEESLTDSGTESCSEALSDIFESDSDTDTKEKAEQLLYLNEFEKFPVESDGEPEDFEEHLRQISADSRKAKSLEKDADLPQLDEVDQMFLRAASLLKKKRR; encoded by the exons ATGAAAGCGTTTCGTTCAAAACGCTCGTTGATCTCCGAGATTTCGCCTCGGCTTTCGTTTTATAATGCCGCCCATCCGAGACGTTTCGGAAGTTTCGCTCGAAACCCTGCCAAATTTCCTGAGCCCTTATACAGAAGAACTAG CTTGTGTAATGTTATATGCAAGGTTTTTGGTTCACAATCTCCTTTTGGGCCACTCCATGGAATACGGTGGTTTCTCCTAGCAAGGCATTCATGGATTCATTCATGTTCATTTCTGAACTTGGCTGACAAAGTTGCGGAGCCAGAAAAGCTACCTGTAGACAGCACAACTGCTGCTGGAACTGTTGAGACAAAAGTAAAGAGGAAAAAGCTGAAGGGAAAAAGAGCTGTTGTAAGGTGGCTAAAGTTCTTCaggtggaagaagaagaaagagtatGAAAGAATGACAGCAGAAGAAAAAATCTTGTACAAATTGAGGAAG GCTCGAAGGAAAGAGGAAAGGCTTGCTGAAGCTCTGACAAAGATTGAACCTAAAGAGTCATCAGAGACAACCCATGACCCAGAGATACTGACACCAGAAGAGCACTTCTTCTTTCTGAAGATGGGCCTCAAATGCAAGAACTATGTGCCCATCGGAAGGCGTGGAATATATCAGGGCGTGATTTTGAACATGCACTTGCACTGGAAGAAGCACCAGACTCTGCAGGTGGTGGTGAAGACATTTTCACCAGAGGAGGTCAAGGAAATAGCTGTTGAACTAGCTAGATTGACTGGAGGGATTGTTCTTGACATTCATGAAGAGAATACAATAATTATGTACAGAGGGAAGAACTACTCTCAGCCACCAACCGAGATAATGTCACCCAGGATTACTCTTTCTCGCAAAAAG GCTTTGGATAAGTCCAAGTACAGGGATGGTCTCCGCGCTGTTAGGAAATATATACCAAGACTTGAAGGGGACCTTGAGTTGCTTCAAGCACAGGCCAAAATGCAAGCTGAAAACAAAACAGAAGCTGTTGAAGATTTCCAAAACGCCAACATCGACAGCATCAACTCACAAGGCATTTCAAATCTACAGCCAGAGAACTCAGATAAACTGAGGGAGTTACTGGCTGGAAACAACGAATCTTCTGAGGAGGAATCCTTGACTGATTCAGGTACAGAATCATGTTCTGAAGCTTTATCAGATATTTTCGAGTCAGACTCTGATACAGATACCAAGGAGAAGGCAGAACAACTGCTTTACTTGAATGAGTTTGAAAAGTTTCCAGTAGAAAGTGATGGTGAACCAGAGGACTTTGAGGAGCACCTACGTCAAATATCCGCAGATTCCAGAAAGGCAAAGTCACTGGAGAAGGATGCAGATCTACCACAACTTGATGAAGTCGACCAGATGTTTTTGCGGGCAGCTtcacttttaaagaaaaagaggagATAA
- the LOC117926816 gene encoding uncharacterized protein At5g49945 codes for MARSASSLRHCLVLLALLALLFIHVSHAVDHHFEGFDSDDVAEDEEPVAGTLDHPPPIQLTLTHSDPTHSDLPPPDREQEEVSEPSQPSDLPPKPSSNGLDYWDEDEFEGLPEEQSPEPPKLTENVTPKDPSSDPNKAAKPQKTAVSRSYVVEIVCISFLIMFTINYFTGKRENENIALAWAAKFATKDSIFDKNFSLLGVGDGDDTPLLLKEGQNVFKFYASGRRYCSGLLATMELQSRHDLISRLCNLVVRGRDEISFEVYMNEEAMDQVVFALARRKAAKGMQKEERDLQRYASLLSGPTGGRKWVVEELAVISESKEVAGDLITEAVLEQVFGEKAFEKYGKGFISMHFSDQQLGTHKKMLLFKFALPDAKNMADMTRLVALIPYYIDLIGRYKLSSQARSKTDSARSKAAQEAYKEQQNARQEALQKRKAERKKMMEEAEAKLSAEIIRKKEAKDRARQAKKAMPRVRMTRAH; via the exons ATGGCGAGATCGGCCTCTTCTCTTCGCCACTGCCTCGTCTTACTCGCCCTGCTCGCTCTCTTATTTATCCACGTGTCCCATGCAGTTGACCACCACTTCGAAGGCTTCGACTCTGACGATGTTGCCGAAGACGAAGAGCCGGTCGCCGGAACCCTAGACCACCCACCTCCGATCCAACTCACCCTTACTCACTCCGATCCCACTCACTCCGATCTGCCACCGCCGGATCGGGAACAAGAGGAAGTTTCGGAGCCTTCTCAGCCATCCGATCTCCCACCGAAGCCCTCATCCAACGGCCTTGATTACTGGGACGAGGACGAGTTCGAAGGTCTCCCTGAAGAACAGTCCCCGGAGCCCCCAAAATTGACCGAAAATGTCACTCCGAAGGACCCTAGCTCCGATCCGAATAAGGCCGCGAAGCCCCAAAAGACCGCCGTTTCGAGATCATACGTAGTCGAAATTGTGTGCATATCCTTCTTGATCATGTTCACAATCAACTACTTTACCGGAAAGCGAGAGAATGAGAACATCGCATTGGCGTGGGCGGCGAAATTCGCGACGAAAGATTCGATTTTCGACAAGAATTTCAGCCTTTTGGGCGTCGGAGACGGCGACGACACGCCGTTGTTGTTGAAGGAAGGGCAAAACGTGTTTAAATTTTATGCGAGTGGCCGGAGGTATTGTTCGGGGCTGTTGGCGACGATGGAGTTGCAGAGTAGGCATGATCTGATATCGAGGTTATGCAATTTGGTGGTGAGGGGAAGGGATGAGATCAGTTTCGAGGTGTATATGAATGAAGAGGCGATGGATCAAGTGGTTTTTGCGTTGGCGAGAAGGAAGGCGGCCAAGGGGATGCAGAAGGAGGAAAGGGACTTGCAGAGGTATGCGAGTTTATTGTCTGGGCCTACGGGTGGGCGCAAGTGGGTGGTAGAGGAGTTGGCGGTCATTTCGGAGTCGAAGGAGGTGGCGGGAGATTTGATTACCGAGGCAGTGCTTGAGCAG GTTTTTGGTGAGAAAGCTTTTGAGAAGTATGGGAAGGGTTTCATATCGATGCATTTCTCTGATCAACAATTGGGGACACACAAGAAGATGCTGCTGTTCAAATTTGCTCTCCCAGATGCCAAGAACATGGCTGACATGACTCGGCTGGTGGCTCTCATACCCTATTACATTGATTTAATCGGGCGGTACAAACTAAGTTCACAG GCAAGGTCGAAAACAGACTCAGCCAGATCAAAGGCCGCCCAAGAGGCATacaaagaacaacaaaatgCTAGACAAGAAGCCTTGCAGAAGCGGAAGGCAGAGAGGAAAAAGATGATGGAGGAGGCAGAGGCAAAGCTGAGCGCAGAAATAATCCGCAAGAAAGAGGCTAAGGATCGTGCCCGTCAAGCGAAGAAGGCAATGCCAAGGGTGAGGATGACCCGTGCTCACTAG